The following are encoded in a window of Hemicordylus capensis ecotype Gifberg chromosome 12, rHemCap1.1.pri, whole genome shotgun sequence genomic DNA:
- the SDF2 gene encoding stromal cell-derived factor 2, translated as MAARGFCRLWAALLAGCAVAAAAGEGVVTCGSVVKLLNPRHGVRLHSHDVRYGSGSGQQSVTGVTAVDDSNSYWRVRGKTSTVCERGTPVKCGQSIRLTHINTGHNLHSHHFTSPLSGNQEVSAFGEDGEGDFLDDWTVLCSGTYWDRGSEVRFKHTSTEVLLSVTGEQYGRPINGQREVHGMSYSSQDSYWKAMEGIFMKPSELLKTETSHAEL; from the exons ATGGCCGCGCGGGGCTTCTGCCGGCTCTGGGCGGCTCTGCTCGCGGGCTGCgccgtggcggcggcagccggCGAGGGTGTGGTGACCTGCGGGTCGGTGGTGAAGCTGCTCAACCCCCGCCACGGAGTCCGTCTCCACTCGCATGACGTCCGCTACGGCTCTG GCAGCGGGCAGCAGTCGGTGACAGGCGTCACAGCCGTGGATGACAGCAACAGTTACTGGCGGGTTCGGGGCAAGACGTCCACGGTGTGCGAAAGGGGTACTCCTGTGAAGTGCGGACAGTCCATCAGACTGACCCACATCAACACAGGCCACAACTTGCACAGCCATCACTTCACGTCGCCCCTCTCGGGCAACCAG GAGGTCAGTGCCTTTGGGGAGGACGGCGAGGGGGACTTCCTGGACGACTGGACCGTCCTGTGCAGTGGCACGTACTGGGACCGGGGGAGCGAGGTGCGGTTCAAGCACACCTCCACCGAGGTGCTCCTTTCCGTGACGGGCGAACAGTACGGGCGGCCGATCAACGGCCAGAGAGAAGTGCATGGCATGTCGTATTCCAGCCAGGACAGCTACTGGAAGGCGATGGAGGGGATCTTCATGAAGCCCTCGGAGCTGCTGAAGACGGAGACGTCCCACGCAGAGCTGTGA